The following coding sequences lie in one Syntrophorhabdaceae bacterium genomic window:
- a CDS encoding fumarate hydratase: MREIHVDEIVSVVERLFIDANIELSDNMYGAIRDAIEKENSPVGKEVLRELLKNADTAREEHMPICQDTGLAVTFLEMGQDAHILGGDLTEAVSEGVRRAYRNGYLRKSCCHPFSRKNTGDNTPPIIHTKIVPGDRMRITVLPKGGGSENYGEVRMLMPAEGKEGVKAFVLEMVRKGGPNPCPPITVGVGIGGNFETSALLSKEALMVPVGARHDDEELAAMEREMLNEINETGIGPQGYGGTVTALDVHIKMAPCHLASLPVAVNIQCHAHRIREALL, encoded by the coding sequence ATGCGAGAGATCCATGTGGACGAGATCGTTTCCGTTGTCGAACGTTTGTTCATCGACGCCAATATCGAGCTTTCCGATAACATGTACGGTGCCATCCGTGACGCCATAGAGAAGGAGAACTCGCCGGTGGGCAAGGAGGTGCTCAGGGAGCTTCTCAAGAACGCCGACACGGCCCGGGAAGAGCATATGCCAATATGTCAGGATACGGGTCTCGCGGTGACCTTTCTCGAGATGGGTCAGGACGCGCACATCCTGGGGGGCGATCTTACGGAAGCCGTTTCCGAGGGCGTACGCCGCGCATACCGCAACGGCTACCTCAGAAAATCCTGTTGCCATCCCTTCAGCAGGAAGAACACCGGAGACAATACACCTCCCATCATTCACACGAAGATCGTGCCCGGAGACAGGATGAGGATCACCGTTCTGCCGAAAGGCGGCGGGAGCGAGAACTACGGGGAAGTGCGGATGCTCATGCCCGCGGAGGGCAAGGAGGGGGTCAAGGCCTTCGTCCTTGAGATGGTGCGCAAGGGAGGTCCGAATCCGTGTCCTCCCATTACCGTGGGAGTGGGCATTGGCGGCAATTTCGAGACATCGGCGTTATTGTCCAAGGAGGCCCTCATGGTTCCCGTCGGTGCACGACATGATGACGAGGAACTGGCCGCGATGGAGAGAGAAATGCTGAATGAGATCAACGAAACCGGTATAGGCCCTCAAGGGTATGGGGGTACAGTTACGGCGCTCGATGTCCACATAAAGATGGCTCCCTGCCATCTCGCCTCGCTGCCGGTGGCGGTCAATATTCAGTGCCACGCCCACCGCATCAGGGAGGCTCTGTTATGA
- a CDS encoding inositol-3-phosphate synthase — protein MPEIRVAIAGVGNCASSLVQGIFYYARKSEDVVGLMHTDICGYKPWDIKVVAAFDIDERKVGMPLEKAIFAAPNCTKTIEAEIPLTGVTVLMGHVLDGVAPHMKQYPPERSFVVADEQPVNVAAILKEYKVDILLNYLPVGSEKAARFYAECCLESGVSLINCIPVFIASDDTWARRFEEKGIPVVGDDVKSQIGATIIHRTLAKLFNDRGVKLDNTYQLNTGGNTDFLNMLNRERLKSKKISKTEAVQSTLDVPIPADNIHIGPSDYVPWQKDNKICFMRLEGRIFGDVPIDCELRLSVEDSPNSGGCIIDALRCCKVARDRGIGGTLESISAYTMKHPIRQYPDETARTMVEEFIRGERFR, from the coding sequence ATGCCAGAGATTCGTGTTGCCATTGCCGGTGTGGGAAACTGTGCAAGCTCGTTGGTACAGGGTATCTTCTACTACGCCCGAAAAAGCGAAGACGTTGTCGGCCTCATGCACACCGATATCTGCGGCTACAAGCCGTGGGACATCAAGGTCGTGGCTGCTTTCGACATTGATGAGCGCAAGGTCGGGATGCCTCTCGAGAAAGCCATTTTCGCGGCCCCGAACTGCACAAAGACCATAGAAGCCGAGATTCCGCTCACAGGTGTCACCGTCCTCATGGGCCATGTCCTTGACGGTGTGGCGCCCCATATGAAACAGTATCCACCGGAGCGCTCCTTCGTCGTTGCCGATGAGCAGCCTGTCAATGTGGCGGCGATTCTCAAAGAGTATAAGGTCGACATTCTGCTCAACTACCTGCCCGTAGGTTCCGAGAAGGCGGCACGATTTTACGCCGAATGCTGTCTGGAATCGGGGGTCAGCCTGATAAACTGCATCCCCGTTTTTATCGCTTCAGATGATACCTGGGCCAGGCGTTTCGAAGAAAAGGGGATACCCGTGGTAGGCGATGACGTCAAATCCCAGATAGGGGCGACGATCATACACAGGACCCTCGCCAAGCTTTTCAATGACCGCGGGGTCAAACTCGACAACACGTATCAGCTCAACACCGGCGGTAACACCGATTTTCTCAACATGCTCAACAGGGAGCGGCTGAAATCCAAGAAGATATCGAAGACGGAGGCCGTGCAATCCACCCTTGATGTCCCCATTCCGGCTGACAACATCCACATAGGCCCCTCCGATTACGTGCCCTGGCAGAAGGACAACAAGATCTGCTTCATGAGGCTCGAGGGAAGGATATTCGGCGACGTACCCATCGACTGTGAATTGAGGCTTTCCGTGGAGGATTCCCCGAACAGCGGCGGTTGCATCATAGATGCGCTGAGGTGTTGCAAGGTCGCCCGCGACAGGGGCATAGGCGGAACTCTGGAGTCCATCTCGGCCTACACCATGAAACATCCCATCCGGCAGTACCCGGACGAGACGGCGCGGACGATGGTGGAAGAGTTTATCAGGGGCGAGAGGTTCCGGTAG
- a CDS encoding Fe-S-containing hydro-lyase: MTSGIKRITTPLADDVTGSLKAGEKVLLSGFVYTARDAAHKRFAETLEAGGELPFDIRGQVIYYCGPAPAPPGKVIGSCGPTTSSRMDVYAPRLISLGLKGMIGKGKRSEGVRGALKEHKAVYLGATGGAGALLARTVVAADVIAYEDLGPEAVIRLEVKDMPLFVINDTHDGDLYQDGMERYKK, encoded by the coding sequence ATGACATCGGGCATCAAAAGAATAACGACACCTCTTGCGGATGATGTTACAGGTTCTTTGAAAGCAGGTGAAAAGGTGCTTCTCAGCGGTTTTGTCTATACCGCCCGGGACGCGGCACACAAGAGATTCGCCGAGACCCTCGAGGCGGGTGGAGAGCTGCCTTTCGATATCAGGGGCCAGGTAATCTATTATTGTGGTCCGGCGCCGGCGCCGCCGGGCAAGGTTATCGGCTCCTGCGGACCCACCACGAGTTCCCGCATGGATGTGTATGCGCCAAGATTGATCTCCCTGGGCTTGAAGGGTATGATAGGGAAGGGCAAGCGCTCTGAAGGTGTCAGAGGGGCCCTCAAGGAGCACAAGGCGGTCTATTTGGGAGCGACAGGGGGGGCCGGTGCACTGCTCGCGCGCACCGTCGTCGCGGCGGACGTGATCGCTTATGAAGATCTCGGACCTGAAGCGGTCATAAGGCTCGAGGTAAAGGACATGCCGCTTTTTGTCATCAACGATACACATGACGGAGACCTTTACCAGGATGGCATGGAGCGCTACAAGAAGTGA
- a CDS encoding sodium:proton antiporter codes for MRKQRILLILATTGYLAVLLSIVYYFQQYTGSRFPLWTCMFFVILLLSIAIFPLILPEWWSKNYAVLTLLLAIPAAFAVLTYEWILLTHALQEYISFIILLGSLFTISGGIVIRLGARGTPMLNTLLLFIGAFFANFIGTTGASMVLIRPMLRANRARKHLSHVFIFFIFLVSNIGGLLTPLGDPPLFLGFLRGVPFVWTMKLFPIWIFAVFILLGIFFLLDSYMVRKEIKSSSSFLEAVDEMPHKKVEIKGKINFVFLLMVIGSLFLPQIVREIVMLAAVALSIYFTSVALREENAFTYHPIIEVAILFAGIFVTMVPVMKILSMSGSELGITKPWQFFWITGILSSFLDNAPTYLIFFSSAQNVADTLGIVKNLIVGVPEMYLRAISVGAVLMGANTYIGNGPNFMVKAICEENNVSMPSFFGYILWSVTFLIPVFLLIMLVFFL; via the coding sequence ATGAGAAAACAACGGATCCTTTTAATTTTAGCCACGACGGGGTATCTCGCCGTTTTGCTTTCCATTGTCTACTATTTCCAGCAATACACTGGTTCCCGGTTCCCTTTGTGGACTTGCATGTTTTTCGTTATTCTCCTCCTGTCCATCGCAATTTTTCCCCTGATTCTGCCGGAGTGGTGGTCCAAGAACTATGCCGTGTTAACCCTTCTTCTCGCTATACCCGCCGCCTTCGCGGTTTTGACGTATGAATGGATTCTCCTCACCCACGCCCTGCAGGAGTATATTTCTTTCATCATTCTCCTGGGCTCCCTCTTCACAATCTCGGGGGGGATCGTCATCCGACTCGGTGCCAGAGGTACGCCGATGCTGAACACGCTCCTCCTGTTCATCGGCGCCTTCTTTGCGAACTTCATCGGCACAACGGGGGCCAGCATGGTGCTCATACGGCCCATGCTCAGAGCAAACCGGGCAAGAAAACACCTATCGCACGTCTTTATATTCTTTATATTCCTTGTTTCAAACATCGGCGGTCTTCTCACTCCGCTCGGTGATCCACCGTTGTTCCTCGGTTTTCTGCGGGGCGTTCCCTTTGTCTGGACGATGAAGCTCTTCCCCATCTGGATCTTCGCGGTATTCATCCTTCTGGGAATCTTCTTCCTCCTCGATTCTTATATGGTCAGAAAAGAGATTAAAAGCTCCAGTTCCTTCCTGGAGGCAGTCGATGAGATGCCCCATAAGAAGGTGGAGATCAAGGGCAAGATAAATTTTGTCTTTCTTCTCATGGTCATAGGCTCACTCTTCCTCCCCCAGATCGTAAGAGAGATCGTCATGCTCGCAGCCGTGGCCCTCTCCATATATTTCACGTCTGTCGCCCTTCGTGAAGAAAATGCCTTCACGTATCACCCCATCATCGAGGTGGCTATCCTTTTTGCCGGAATATTCGTGACCATGGTGCCTGTTATGAAGATCCTCAGCATGAGCGGAAGCGAACTCGGCATCACAAAACCATGGCAGTTCTTCTGGATCACGGGCATTCTCTCCAGTTTCCTCGACAACGCCCCGACATACCTGATCTTCTTCTCTTCCGCCCAGAACGTCGCCGACACGTTGGGCATTGTGAAAAATCTCATTGTCGGTGTGCCCGAGATGTATCTCAGGGCCATCTCGGTAGGCGCTGTATTGATGGGGGCCAACACCTACATAGGGAACGGACCGAACTTCATGGTCAAGGCGATATGCGAAGAAAACAACGTCAGTATGCCATCTTTCTTCGGATATATATTGTGGTCTGTTACTTTCCTCATCCCCGTATTCCTCTTGATCATGCTTGTCTTCTTCCTCTGA
- the ispG gene encoding flavodoxin-dependent (E)-4-hydroxy-3-methylbut-2-enyl-diphosphate synthase — protein sequence MKRKKTRQIKVGGVPIGGGSPIVVQSMLKTNPENFSETLEQTWELKKAGCELVRIALPQEETCKIIPFLKKEVEVPIIGDIHFNHKIALKAMELGIDGIRINPGTINNLRKMREIAAMALDTKTPVRLGMNIGSIEKRVLKNHARPGADAMVESALYHINLFEDIGWTQLKVSLKASDIRETIDAYRKFAKRSDYPLHVGITEAGPVFSGAIKSAIGIGILLHEGIGDTIRVSLTGNPLYEVIAAYHILRDLGLRKRGINIISCPTCGRTKVDLAAIVEEFEKEVNQFDSYLDVAIMGCEVNGPGEAREADIGLAFGANSAMLFKKGTVVKSGIPREMAKNILQEEIFNMVNG from the coding sequence ATGAAAAGAAAGAAAACCAGGCAGATCAAGGTCGGAGGGGTCCCCATAGGCGGCGGAAGTCCTATTGTCGTCCAGTCCATGCTCAAAACAAACCCGGAGAATTTCAGTGAAACCCTCGAACAGACGTGGGAATTGAAAAAGGCCGGATGCGAACTGGTCAGGATCGCCCTGCCCCAGGAAGAGACCTGCAAGATCATCCCCTTTCTCAAAAAGGAAGTGGAGGTGCCCATCATAGGCGACATCCATTTCAACCACAAGATAGCCTTGAAGGCAATGGAACTTGGCATAGACGGGATCAGGATAAATCCCGGCACGATCAACAACCTGCGCAAGATGCGGGAGATCGCCGCCATGGCCCTTGATACGAAGACGCCTGTCAGGCTCGGGATGAACATCGGTTCCATCGAGAAAAGGGTTCTCAAGAACCATGCGAGACCCGGTGCGGATGCCATGGTGGAAAGCGCCCTTTATCACATCAATCTCTTTGAAGATATCGGCTGGACCCAACTCAAGGTTTCCCTCAAGGCATCCGACATCAGGGAGACCATCGACGCCTACAGGAAGTTCGCGAAAAGGTCCGATTACCCTCTTCACGTGGGGATAACCGAGGCGGGTCCCGTTTTTTCCGGCGCCATCAAATCGGCCATAGGCATCGGCATACTCCTCCATGAGGGTATAGGAGACACCATAAGGGTTTCCCTGACAGGAAATCCCTTATACGAGGTCATCGCCGCCTACCACATCCTGCGCGATCTTGGGCTAAGGAAACGGGGCATCAACATAATCTCCTGCCCCACATGCGGCAGAACCAAGGTCGACCTCGCCGCGATAGTCGAGGAATTCGAAAAGGAAGTCAACCAGTTCGACTCCTATCTGGACGTGGCCATCATGGGCTGCGAGGTCAACGGCCCCGGTGAGGCACGGGAGGCGGACATAGGTCTCGCCTTCGGCGCAAACAGCGCCATGCTGTTTAAAAAAGGCACGGTCGTCAAATCCGGCATCCCAAGAGAAATGGCGAAAAACATACTCCAGGAAGAGATCTTTAATATGGTAAACGGATAG
- a CDS encoding TrkA family potassium uptake protein: MKRVVVIGIGIFGFNLVKELYKSGIEVIAIDKNKDVVQEIAEFATKAIVSDGLEKYILESLGLRENDVVVVSFGEDLAASTLITLHLKQLKIRNIIVKAPNVEYKQVLESVGATEVIIPEKEMANKVAKSLITPNILDYIPLAEDYIIGEIAPPVAFHGKTLAEVHLRSKHNINAIAIRDTLTDTIRMVPPNYVIKDSEILVVIGKSKDIDGLQ, encoded by the coding sequence ATGAAAAGGGTCGTCGTCATCGGTATCGGGATCTTCGGTTTCAACCTGGTAAAGGAACTCTACAAGAGCGGTATAGAGGTCATTGCCATCGACAAGAATAAAGATGTGGTACAGGAGATAGCTGAGTTTGCTACGAAGGCAATAGTGAGCGACGGCCTGGAGAAATATATCCTGGAATCCTTAGGCCTGAGGGAGAACGACGTGGTCGTCGTGTCCTTCGGCGAAGATCTTGCGGCAAGCACACTGATAACTCTCCACCTGAAACAGCTGAAGATAAGGAACATTATAGTCAAGGCACCGAACGTCGAATACAAACAGGTCCTGGAAAGCGTTGGCGCGACGGAGGTTATCATCCCGGAAAAAGAGATGGCAAACAAGGTTGCAAAAAGCCTGATAACCCCGAACATTCTCGACTACATCCCCCTCGCGGAGGATTATATCATTGGTGAGATCGCCCCGCCTGTAGCCTTCCACGGAAAAACACTCGCCGAGGTGCACCTCAGGAGCAAGCATAATATCAATGCCATTGCCATAAGAGACACGCTTACAGACACAATAAGGATGGTGCCTCCCAATTACGTGATAAAAGACAGCGAGATACTGGTCGTCATCGGAAAGTCGAAGGACATAGACGGGCTCCAATAA
- a CDS encoding helix-turn-helix domain-containing protein, translating into MEKICIVKRRKTAAQTAQDPVVEIHTAPPATNPVCDQEVTEIEQIPEVSAPAPMIGSPESFNIQDGDHLIFKEVAGEEEQIFSIELSPQQSEVVQSMNCIKDLLSGKHHGVKMSMEQTADGSTAFNFHFKPVYTTRMLNLNDVSTMLQISKSMLYRLVKEREIKSYKIGKLRRFLLEDVVDYLSGSLQM; encoded by the coding sequence ATGGAAAAGATTTGCATAGTCAAACGGAGAAAGACGGCAGCGCAGACGGCACAGGATCCTGTTGTTGAGATTCATACAGCCCCGCCTGCCACAAATCCGGTTTGCGACCAGGAAGTCACCGAGATAGAGCAAATCCCCGAGGTATCGGCCCCCGCTCCCATGATAGGTTCGCCCGAGAGCTTCAATATCCAGGACGGAGATCATCTCATATTCAAGGAAGTGGCGGGAGAGGAAGAGCAGATCTTCTCCATCGAGCTCAGTCCCCAGCAATCGGAGGTGGTCCAGTCCATGAACTGCATAAAAGACCTCTTGAGCGGTAAGCATCATGGGGTGAAGATGTCCATGGAACAGACAGCCGACGGGAGCACGGCGTTCAATTTCCATTTCAAGCCTGTTTATACCACTCGCATGCTGAACCTTAATGACGTTTCAACAATGCTCCAGATAAGCAAGAGCATGCTCTACCGCCTGGTGAAGGAAAGGGAGATCAAAAGTTACAAGATAGGGAAACTCAGGCGGTTTCTCCTTGAAGATGTCGTGGATTACTTGAGCGGCAGTTTGCAGATGTAA
- a CDS encoding cytidylate kinase-like family protein, whose protein sequence is MMVITVSRSYGSAGSLFARRIADTLGFVYADEAFINKIGRDPEVSEALLMSLEDEPSPSLLQRSKDLLSRKSFYKLALSACIYDFALKHDIVFVGGGAHIILEHYPGLLSIQVVRNMSDRIRDIAADKYISYEEALDLIEQKDRAKNKFISYYFDSDLFDPLKFHITFNASLISLNDALTFSAGFAKKHFSEVNREEAQTFLRKKLLEKKAEILLAGRDIAGDFGKVAFEATGLDTLLVKGVIGSEEKKKRLLKALWNLKDLKKVEDQLRVGVLSRLIY, encoded by the coding sequence ATGATGGTGATAACCGTCTCAAGATCCTACGGATCTGCTGGCAGTTTGTTTGCCCGTCGCATTGCTGACACCCTCGGGTTTGTCTATGCCGATGAGGCATTCATCAATAAGATCGGCCGTGATCCCGAGGTGTCCGAGGCTTTGCTCATGAGCCTCGAGGACGAACCAAGCCCTTCCCTGCTTCAGCGTTCCAAAGACCTTCTGTCACGAAAAAGCTTTTATAAACTGGCTCTTTCCGCATGCATTTACGACTTTGCCCTGAAGCACGACATCGTCTTCGTCGGCGGCGGGGCTCATATCATCCTCGAACACTATCCCGGGCTTCTGAGCATACAGGTCGTGAGGAACATGTCCGACCGTATCCGGGATATAGCCGCCGATAAATACATATCCTACGAGGAGGCGCTCGACCTCATCGAGCAAAAAGACAGGGCAAAAAATAAATTCATCAGCTACTACTTCGACTCGGACCTCTTCGACCCTCTGAAATTCCATATCACATTCAACGCCAGCCTCATATCGCTCAACGACGCCCTGACCTTCTCCGCCGGCTTCGCGAAGAAACACTTTTCCGAAGTCAACCGTGAAGAGGCTCAGACATTTCTTAGAAAAAAGCTCCTCGAGAAGAAAGCAGAGATACTTCTTGCCGGCAGGGACATCGCCGGCGATTTCGGCAAGGTTGCCTTCGAGGCGACAGGCCTCGATACGCTCCTCGTGAAGGGGGTCATAGGGAGTGAGGAGAAAAAGAAACGGCTTCTTAAGGCCCTCTGGAACCTTAAGGACCTGAAGAAGGTTGAAGACCAATTGAGAGTCGGAGTGCTTTCACGTCTCATATACTAA
- a CDS encoding TrkH family potassium uptake protein, with amino-acid sequence MSTNPFLPVRLYLARRLTPARIFILGFIFIILVGTVLLSLPSSSQQGRLSFVDALFTSTSAVCVTGLAVIDIGRDLSLSGQIITLFLMQAGGLGITTFSVLFLGMMGLGISAKSRDIVQSTLIHSPGIDFLHILKSVILYTVIIEAAGTAILFLCFVDEASPGTAAWRAVYHALSAFNNCGYSLFSDSLTAYRDHPGINLTIISLIIVGGAGFVVIHEMLDRNKDREKRLSVHTRIVVITTCVLIAVGAILLYVLEKDHLLKGLGVESRVLVALFQSVTARTCGFNTVDIGALTNESILILMILMFIGASPGSTGGGIKTTSLAILFLLIWNRLKGSIHVNVFNRTIPQETVTKTISIIFASALSVVLVTSFLLLFQSSSLPPDKTRHFFLEYLFEAVSAFATAGLSMGVTSQLSSIQKFGITILMFAGRVGPLTLALALTLASRKKSIAYAEETVMVG; translated from the coding sequence ATGTCGACTAATCCCTTCCTTCCGGTAAGACTTTACCTTGCCCGGCGCCTTACACCCGCACGCATATTTATCCTCGGGTTTATTTTTATTATTCTCGTCGGAACGGTATTGCTGTCACTTCCGTCGAGCTCCCAGCAGGGGCGACTCAGTTTCGTCGATGCCCTTTTCACGTCCACATCAGCCGTGTGTGTCACGGGTCTCGCCGTCATAGACATTGGCAGGGACCTGTCCCTGAGCGGCCAGATCATAACCCTTTTCCTCATGCAGGCGGGCGGCCTCGGCATCACGACGTTCTCCGTCCTGTTCCTGGGAATGATGGGCCTCGGCATTTCAGCCAAGAGCAGGGACATCGTCCAATCAACACTCATCCATTCCCCGGGGATCGATTTCTTGCATATTCTCAAATCCGTCATTCTCTACACCGTTATTATCGAAGCGGCGGGAACAGCGATACTGTTCCTGTGCTTCGTTGATGAGGCCAGCCCCGGCACAGCAGCCTGGCGGGCGGTCTACCATGCCCTGTCGGCTTTCAATAATTGTGGATACTCGCTCTTTTCCGACAGCCTGACGGCCTATCGTGACCACCCGGGTATTAACCTGACGATCATATCGCTCATCATCGTGGGTGGAGCCGGGTTTGTCGTCATCCATGAGATGCTGGATCGCAACAAAGACCGGGAGAAAAGGCTTTCGGTACATACCAGGATAGTCGTCATCACTACCTGCGTCCTCATAGCGGTGGGAGCAATACTCTTGTACGTTCTGGAGAAAGACCATCTGCTGAAAGGCCTCGGGGTAGAGTCACGTGTACTCGTTGCCCTCTTCCAATCGGTTACCGCGAGAACCTGCGGCTTCAATACTGTCGACATAGGCGCCCTGACCAATGAATCGATTCTGATCCTTATGATCCTCATGTTCATAGGGGCTTCCCCGGGATCGACAGGGGGAGGAATTAAGACTACAAGCCTCGCGATACTTTTTCTCCTTATCTGGAACCGCCTCAAAGGAAGCATTCACGTCAATGTCTTCAACCGGACCATTCCCCAGGAAACAGTCACAAAAACCATCTCCATAATCTTCGCCTCGGCTCTGTCCGTCGTGCTCGTCACGTCTTTTCTCCTTCTCTTCCAGTCCTCTTCCTTGCCGCCGGACAAAACCCGTCATTTTTTCCTGGAATATCTATTCGAAGCTGTTTCCGCCTTCGCGACCGCTGGTCTGTCGATGGGCGTAACATCGCAGTTAAGCAGCATACAGAAATTCGGTATTACAATTCTCATGTTCGCAGGGCGGGTCGGCCCCCTCACGCTGGCCCTCGCGCTGACGCTGGCCTCACGAAAGAAAAGCATTGCCTACGCCGAGGAAACGGTGATGGTCGGTTAA
- a CDS encoding CDP-alcohol phosphatidyltransferase family protein, producing MISSKIGHRLDPAILFLYRSIFGQKVISPNVISCAGALFGFLAAALIFMEYPATAAACLLTAGFFDILDGAIARGSGRVTRFGGFFDSVLDRYTDMSVMGAILFVYVRHGSMEYAMATLVAAIGTALIPYARARAEAASLSGKTGLLERPERLVLLIVGLFIPFLLGCIIIALAVLTHVTVAQRILHVWKQTK from the coding sequence GTGATAAGCTCGAAGATTGGTCACCGGCTTGATCCAGCGATCCTTTTCTTGTACAGATCCATTTTCGGACAAAAAGTAATATCACCCAACGTCATAAGCTGCGCGGGTGCCTTATTCGGCTTCCTGGCGGCCGCGCTGATCTTCATGGAGTATCCGGCGACCGCTGCGGCGTGTCTTCTCACGGCCGGTTTTTTTGACATCCTCGATGGCGCTATCGCCCGCGGCTCCGGCAGGGTGACGCGTTTCGGCGGTTTTTTTGACTCCGTCCTCGACAGGTACACCGACATGTCCGTAATGGGTGCCATCCTTTTCGTCTACGTCCGTCACGGAAGTATGGAATACGCCATGGCGACCCTCGTCGCGGCAATAGGCACGGCGCTTATACCCTATGCCCGTGCCCGGGCGGAGGCCGCATCACTCTCCGGGAAAACAGGCCTCCTCGAGAGACCTGAGCGGCTTGTCCTTCTCATCGTCGGCCTCTTCATCCCCTTCCTCCTGGGCTGCATCATCATAGCTCTGGCAGTCCTCACCCATGTGACGGTGGCGCAGAGAATTCTCCATGTATGGAAACAGACGAAATAA